One genomic window of Candidatus Edwardsbacteria bacterium includes the following:
- the rfaE1 gene encoding D-glycero-beta-D-manno-heptose-7-phosphate kinase, which produces MQLKLDKKRSDALINSFRHKTILVLGDLMLDEYLFGQVSRISPEAPVPVVEVSEEKYLLGGAANVAWNIASLGAKVVPVGVIGRDRPRQTILKEFQKRKISKSGLVEDPSRHTTIKTRIVAHHQQVVRVDREHRQDLSPASEARVIARLKKLVPAADAVLIEDYNKGLITDRVLKAALELCRRHKKIVTVDPKFNHFLDFKGVTLFKPNVLETERALGMKIAGPQDMLKAGKKLMAGLKTRAVLITAGDRGMYLVTAGNKSEHIPTMAKEVYDVSGAGDTVIAVLTLALAAGASFLEAAVLANHAAGVEVSKFGVAAVSVNELKEALKNW; this is translated from the coding sequence ATGCAGCTCAAACTGGATAAAAAGCGATCCGACGCCCTGATCAACAGCTTCAGGCATAAAACCATCCTGGTGCTGGGCGACCTGATGCTGGACGAATACCTGTTCGGACAGGTCAGCCGGATATCGCCGGAGGCCCCGGTGCCGGTGGTGGAGGTCAGCGAGGAGAAATACCTGCTGGGCGGCGCGGCCAACGTGGCCTGGAACATCGCCAGCCTGGGGGCCAAGGTGGTTCCGGTGGGGGTGATCGGCCGGGACCGTCCCCGCCAGACCATCTTGAAAGAGTTTCAGAAAAGGAAAATATCAAAAAGCGGATTGGTGGAGGATCCCTCCCGCCACACCACCATCAAGACTAGGATAGTGGCCCATCACCAGCAGGTGGTGCGGGTGGACCGGGAGCATCGCCAGGACCTGTCGCCGGCCTCGGAGGCCAGGGTCATCGCCCGGCTGAAAAAACTTGTCCCCGCGGCCGATGCGGTGCTGATCGAGGATTACAACAAGGGGCTGATCACCGACAGGGTGCTCAAAGCCGCTCTGGAGCTGTGCCGCAGGCATAAAAAGATCGTCACGGTGGATCCCAAATTCAATCATTTCCTGGATTTCAAGGGGGTGACCCTGTTCAAGCCCAATGTGCTGGAGACCGAACGGGCCCTGGGGATGAAGATAGCCGGGCCCCAGGACATGCTGAAGGCCGGCAAAAAACTGATGGCCGGGCTCAAGACCAGGGCGGTGCTGATCACCGCCGGCGACCGGGGGATGTATCTGGTGACCGCCGGGAACAAGTCAGAACACATACCCACCATGGCCAAGGAGGTCTACGATGTCTCCGGGGCCGGGGACACGGTGATCGCGGTGCTGACCCTGGCCCTGGCGGCCGGAGCCAGTTTTCTGGAGGCGGCGGTCCTGGCCAACCATGCGGCCGGGGTGGAGGTCTCCAAATTCGGAGTGGCCGCGGTCTCGGTGAATGAACTTAAGGAGGCGTTGAAAAACTGGTAA
- a CDS encoding T9SS type A sorting domain-containing protein has protein sequence MGVPLHETLPSGGENDADKDGYGGVVAIWNYSTHLYAQRVDSSGVVLWETTGVPVCTTMNTNDYQQVIGDLAGGAIATWYGDPNMIVFNNVYAQRVNANGIPGGVTGEPVEENRPVKLFMNIFPNPSKGRTEVEFSLAKPAFVELAVYNMLGQRVRTLVNSYKNAGRHKISWNGRDNVGNEVSSGVYFYRLKAGEHNAAKKMMVIK, from the coding sequence TTGGGTGTTCCATTACATGAAACGCTTCCCAGTGGCGGTGAAAATGATGCCGACAAAGATGGATATGGTGGTGTTGTGGCAATCTGGAACTACAGCACCCATCTATATGCCCAGCGGGTAGATTCAAGCGGAGTTGTTTTATGGGAAACTACCGGCGTGCCTGTTTGTACTACAATGAATACTAATGATTACCAGCAAGTGATTGGTGACTTAGCCGGTGGAGCTATTGCAACATGGTACGGTGACCCTAATATGATCGTTTTTAATAACGTTTACGCCCAAAGAGTGAATGCAAATGGTATCCCGGGCGGGGTGACGGGAGAACCTGTGGAAGAGAATAGGCCCGTTAAACTGTTCATGAATATTTTCCCCAATCCTTCCAAGGGAAGAACCGAAGTTGAGTTTTCATTGGCCAAGCCGGCTTTTGTTGAGTTGGCCGTATACAATATGCTGGGGCAGAGGGTAAGAACATTGGTGAATTCATATAAAAATGCCGGGCGGCATAAAATATCCTGGAACGGCAGGGACAATGTGGGCAATGAAGTTAGTTCCGGCGTATATTTTTATCGGCTGAAAGCGGGTGAACATAATGCGGCCAAGAAAATGATGGTGATAAAGTAA
- a CDS encoding PhoH family protein, translating to MTRETSEITERISLAGIDAANLLGAGDANLKLIQHSFRSRLTARGDEVIITGQPRELEMLTSLILRLREKVESGAVLTERDIGYAIDDLRQQPAAGPSRERPAGLSALKKLIKAKSPGQESYLEAMQGSDLVIAIGPAGTGKTYLAVAAAVAALNERQVERVVLCRPAVEAGESLGFLPGDLKEKIDPYMRPLYDALYDMMSPEKVNRFLANDIIEIVPLAYMRGRTLNNSFVILDEAQNATKTQMKMFLTRLGFNSRAVITGDITQIDLARSDSSGLIEARNILQGVEGISFATLGERDVVRHRLVHHIIQAYQNHSGNGPTDPGAQGGPAD from the coding sequence ATGACCAGAGAAACATCGGAAATAACCGAGCGCATCTCCCTGGCGGGGATAGACGCCGCCAACCTGCTGGGGGCCGGCGACGCCAACCTGAAGCTGATCCAGCATTCCTTCAGATCCAGGCTTACCGCCCGGGGCGACGAGGTCATCATCACCGGCCAGCCCCGGGAGCTGGAGATGCTGACCAGCTTGATCCTGCGTTTGCGGGAGAAGGTGGAATCGGGCGCGGTGCTCACCGAGCGGGACATCGGCTATGCCATAGACGACCTCCGGCAGCAGCCGGCCGCCGGTCCCTCCCGGGAGAGGCCGGCCGGGCTCTCGGCCCTGAAAAAACTGATCAAGGCCAAATCGCCGGGACAGGAAAGCTATCTGGAGGCCATGCAGGGCAGCGACCTGGTGATCGCCATCGGCCCGGCCGGCACCGGCAAGACCTATCTGGCGGTGGCCGCCGCGGTGGCGGCCCTCAACGAGCGGCAGGTGGAGCGGGTGGTCCTGTGCCGACCGGCGGTGGAGGCCGGCGAATCGCTGGGCTTCCTGCCGGGCGACCTCAAGGAGAAGATCGACCCCTACATGCGGCCGCTGTACGACGCCCTGTACGACATGATGTCCCCGGAGAAGGTCAACCGCTTTCTGGCCAACGATATCATCGAGATCGTGCCCCTGGCCTACATGCGGGGCCGGACCCTGAACAACTCCTTCGTGATCCTGGACGAGGCCCAGAACGCCACCAAGACCCAGATGAAGATGTTCCTGACCCGGCTGGGCTTCAACTCCCGGGCCGTCATCACCGGGGACATCACCCAGATAGACCTGGCCCGCAGCGACAGCTCCGGGCTGATCGAGGCCCGCAACATCCTGCAGGGGGTGGAGGGCATCAGCTTCGCCACCCTGGGAGAGCGGGACGTGGTGCGGCACCGGCTGGTGCATCATATCATCCAGGCCTACCAGAACCATTCCGGCAACGGGCCGACCGATCCCGGGGCCCAAGGAGGCCCGGCCGACTGA
- a CDS encoding HDIG domain-containing protein, whose amino-acid sequence MKITTLARNLWPLNPQSRKFQLFWIKRVALAGILLLVIANLFSPARNDEIKLKVGATSPRDIQAPFDFQLVKDPALLQAQQDSAASQVLAIVYRNPEFDRKLYSDVELFLINLSNLRQEDEYLSTKLASIQSWKLNLSRGTADLLLTVPGLYSFQQGLKDMAHSLLEPGVLPLSDGQAKMLGPEVVLRQGHDLQRVPTSRLFTMESLPLLIKAKSQAAFPSSEPMAKALAEVAAKLLVPNLTVDTSEVGSARARARESVSPYTGQVSKGEKIVSAYQRVDQTTAQKLHSLQLRLDEITTVSRRSGWNYVLTLLSRLLALGFFLGILTFYLINFRPEVFRNFHSLMILASIILLSVLSGWLVLSRPDFPPYLLPAALGPMLTSLLFDIPLGAVMAVTASLLFGVVTELSLPITVVALASGSVASFLVKGLRSRFQFIITSFFAITLASGLAIAAMEYLKLSPFQQIQRSLLMAPASAFLSIVLTLLLLPVLEAVFNTTTDYSLLEMADPDQPLLKRLSIEATGTFQHSLLVGNLAEVGAKAIGANSLQARIMGYYHDIGKLAKPDYFIENQGGAANRHDSLAPKMSFLVVASHVKEGMELARKHRLPQIIQDAIAQHHGTTLAKYFYHKANLSSEGKLLEGDFRYPGPKPQSKEIGLVMLADVVEASVRSLKDRNPKRVRRMVKATIADKANELELDESNLTLHDLHLAGEAFLPVLLALLHPRIEYPEAKNGPESKNNHPQG is encoded by the coding sequence ATGAAAATAACAACTCTGGCCAGGAACCTGTGGCCCCTGAACCCCCAATCCAGAAAATTCCAGCTCTTCTGGATAAAACGGGTGGCCCTGGCCGGCATCCTGCTGCTGGTGATCGCCAACCTGTTCTCCCCGGCCCGCAACGACGAGATCAAGCTCAAGGTCGGGGCCACCTCCCCGCGGGACATCCAGGCCCCGTTCGATTTCCAGCTGGTAAAGGATCCCGCCCTGCTCCAGGCCCAGCAGGACAGCGCTGCCTCCCAGGTGCTGGCCATCGTCTACCGCAACCCCGAGTTCGACCGGAAACTATACAGCGATGTGGAGCTTTTCCTGATCAACCTTTCCAATCTCCGCCAGGAGGACGAATATCTATCCACTAAATTGGCCTCCATTCAGTCCTGGAAGCTGAACCTGAGCCGCGGCACCGCCGATCTGCTGCTGACCGTGCCCGGCCTGTACTCCTTTCAGCAGGGGCTCAAGGACATGGCCCATTCCCTGCTGGAGCCGGGGGTGCTGCCCTTAAGCGACGGCCAGGCCAAAATGCTGGGACCCGAAGTGGTGCTGCGGCAGGGACACGACCTGCAGAGGGTCCCGACCTCCCGGCTGTTCACCATGGAATCCCTGCCCCTGCTGATCAAGGCCAAGAGCCAGGCGGCCTTCCCCAGTTCCGAGCCCATGGCCAAGGCCCTGGCCGAGGTGGCGGCAAAACTGCTGGTGCCCAATTTGACGGTGGACACCAGCGAGGTGGGATCGGCCCGGGCCCGGGCCCGGGAATCGGTCTCCCCATACACCGGCCAGGTGAGCAAGGGGGAAAAGATAGTTTCCGCCTACCAGAGGGTGGACCAGACAACGGCCCAGAAACTCCATTCGCTGCAGCTCAGGCTGGATGAGATCACCACCGTCTCCCGGCGCAGCGGCTGGAACTATGTGCTGACCCTGCTTTCCCGGCTGCTGGCCCTGGGCTTCTTCCTGGGCATCCTGACCTTCTATCTGATAAACTTCCGCCCGGAAGTTTTTCGCAACTTTCACTCGCTGATGATCCTGGCCAGCATCATTCTGCTGAGCGTATTGTCCGGCTGGCTGGTGCTGTCCCGCCCCGATTTCCCGCCCTACCTGCTCCCGGCGGCCCTGGGACCGATGCTTACCAGCCTGCTGTTCGACATTCCGCTGGGGGCGGTGATGGCCGTCACCGCCAGCCTGCTGTTCGGGGTGGTCACCGAACTGAGCCTGCCCATCACGGTGGTGGCCCTGGCCTCCGGCTCGGTGGCCTCCTTCCTGGTCAAGGGCCTGCGCAGCCGCTTCCAGTTCATCATCACCAGTTTCTTTGCCATCACCCTGGCCAGCGGCCTGGCCATCGCCGCCATGGAATACCTGAAGCTGTCGCCCTTCCAGCAGATCCAGCGCTCCCTGCTGATGGCCCCGGCCAGCGCCTTTCTGTCGATCGTGCTGACCCTGCTGCTGCTGCCGGTGCTGGAGGCGGTCTTCAACACCACCACCGATTACAGCCTGCTGGAGATGGCCGACCCCGACCAGCCCCTTTTAAAGCGCCTGTCCATCGAGGCCACCGGGACCTTCCAGCACAGCCTGCTGGTGGGCAACCTGGCCGAGGTGGGGGCCAAGGCCATCGGGGCCAACAGCCTTCAGGCCCGGATCATGGGCTATTACCACGATATCGGAAAACTGGCCAAGCCGGACTATTTCATCGAGAACCAGGGCGGGGCGGCCAACCGCCACGACAGCCTGGCCCCCAAGATGAGCTTTCTGGTGGTGGCCTCCCATGTCAAGGAGGGGATGGAGCTGGCCCGCAAGCACCGGCTGCCGCAGATCATCCAGGATGCCATCGCCCAGCACCACGGCACCACCCTGGCCAAGTATTTCTACCACAAGGCCAATCTTTCCTCCGAGGGCAAATTGCTGGAGGGGGATTTCCGATATCCGGGACCCAAGCCCCAGTCCAAGGAGATCGGCCTGGTGATGCTGGCCGACGTGGTGGAGGCCTCGGTCAGGTCTTTGAAGGACCGCAATCCCAAGCGGGTCCGCCGGATGGTCAAGGCCACCATCGCCGACAAGGCCAACGAGCTGGAGCTGGATGAGTCCAATCTGACCCTTCATGACCTGCACCTGGCCGGGGAGGCCTTCCTGCCGGTGCTGCTGGCCCTGTTGCATCCCCGGATAGAATACCCCGAGGCCAAGAACGGCCCAGAATCAAAAAACAATCACCCCCAGGGTTAA
- the ybeY gene encoding rRNA maturation RNase YbeY: MMTVFIECLDSSSPVREAGLKRCICRILAAEGYADYDLTLILADSACLRRLNKRYRSIDKVTDVISFAMLEGHVPPVADANLGDIYISLPRTRRQAREYRVSFEEELKRLVVHGLLHLIGYDHIKPGQAKKMRKKEELYISY, translated from the coding sequence ATGATGACCGTTTTCATCGAATGCCTGGACAGCTCATCCCCGGTCAGGGAGGCCGGATTGAAACGCTGCATCTGCCGCATCCTGGCGGCCGAGGGCTATGCCGATTACGACCTGACATTGATCCTGGCTGACAGCGCCTGTCTGCGGCGGCTCAATAAAAGATATCGCAGCATCGACAAGGTGACCGACGTCATCTCCTTCGCCATGCTGGAAGGCCACGTCCCGCCGGTGGCCGATGCCAACCTGGGGGACATCTATATCTCCCTGCCCCGCACCAGGAGGCAGGCCCGGGAATACCGGGTCAGCTTCGAGGAGGAGCTTAAACGGCTGGTGGTCCACGGGCTGCTGCATTTGATCGGTTATGATCATATCAAGCCCGGCCAGGCAAAAAAGATGCGGAAGAAGGAAGAGCTGTACATCAGTTATTAG
- a CDS encoding hemolysin family protein — MDSNLWFEVLFIALLILLNGFFSAAEIALISVRKSRLKELAQNGSRKAGIILNILEDPSRLFATIQIGVTFVGFLAAAIAAVSSYKILADWISRFPVWFISSNSQPIAVALVTVIVSLVTLIFGELAPKNIALKHAEAIALMVADPLNLMAKGAKPLIWLLAKSSDLVLSLFGIKKVHNNQLVTEDEIRSLLRAGHEQGLLDRSETEMIHGIFELGETTAKEIMVPRIDMVSAEDNLTLGKVLRLMDQSGHSRIPVFHDTVDNIVGFVHDEDVNRALKNKERSAPITDIIRPAHFVPDSKKLDSLLEDFKAWKTHGAIVVDEYGGTAGMVTLDDVLEEIVGDIRDEFDTEAPHYKRIDDRSCRIDARMDIEELNEALGTGFPTEGYETFGGFIYDIAGKVPTVGDKLRWPLADPAWEFVVENVSRRRIISVRAKRLGKTTAKTPPAPKE, encoded by the coding sequence TTGGATAGCAACCTATGGTTTGAGGTCCTTTTCATCGCCCTGCTTATCCTGCTCAACGGCTTCTTCTCCGCCGCCGAGATCGCCCTGATCTCGGTCCGCAAATCCCGCCTTAAAGAACTGGCCCAGAACGGCAGCCGCAAGGCCGGCATCATCCTGAACATTCTGGAGGATCCCTCCCGCCTGTTCGCCACCATTCAGATCGGCGTCACCTTCGTGGGCTTTCTGGCCGCCGCCATCGCCGCGGTCAGCAGCTACAAGATACTGGCCGACTGGATCTCCCGTTTTCCCGTCTGGTTCATCAGCTCCAACAGCCAGCCCATCGCGGTGGCCCTGGTGACGGTTATCGTATCCCTGGTGACCTTGATCTTCGGCGAGCTGGCCCCCAAGAACATCGCCCTCAAGCATGCCGAGGCCATCGCCCTGATGGTGGCCGATCCCCTGAACCTGATGGCCAAGGGCGCCAAGCCGCTGATCTGGCTGCTGGCCAAATCCAGCGACCTGGTGCTGTCGCTGTTCGGCATCAAGAAGGTCCATAACAATCAGCTGGTGACCGAGGACGAGATCCGCTCCCTGCTGCGGGCCGGGCACGAGCAGGGGCTGCTGGACCGCTCCGAGACCGAGATGATCCACGGCATCTTCGAGCTGGGCGAGACCACCGCCAAGGAGATCATGGTGCCCCGGATAGACATGGTCAGCGCCGAGGACAACCTGACCCTGGGAAAGGTTTTGCGCCTGATGGACCAGTCGGGCCACTCCCGGATCCCGGTGTTCCACGATACGGTGGACAACATCGTGGGTTTCGTGCACGATGAGGATGTCAACCGGGCGCTGAAGAACAAGGAGCGCTCCGCCCCCATCACCGACATCATCCGGCCGGCCCATTTCGTGCCCGACTCCAAGAAACTGGACAGCCTGCTGGAGGACTTCAAGGCCTGGAAGACCCACGGCGCCATCGTGGTGGACGAGTACGGCGGCACCGCCGGGATGGTGACCCTGGACGACGTGCTGGAGGAGATCGTGGGCGATATCCGGGACGAGTTTGACACCGAGGCCCCGCACTACAAGAGGATCGACGACCGCAGCTGCCGGATAGACGCCCGGATGGACATCGAGGAACTGAACGAGGCCCTGGGGACCGGCTTTCCCACCGAAGGCTACGAGACCTTCGGGGGGTTCATTTACGACATCGCCGGCAAGGTGCCCACAGTGGGCGACAAGCTGCGCTGGCCGCTGGCCGACCCGGCCTGGGAGTTCGTGGTGGAGAACGTCAGCCGGAGAAGGATCATCTCGGTGCGGGCCAAGCGGCTGGGCAAAACGACAGCCAAGACACCGCCGGCGCCCAAAGAATAA
- a CDS encoding DUF4037 domain-containing protein → MSEQKLRTIRSGKIFHDQLGLKQIQNKLHYFPRDIWLYMLSSEWTKISQEEPFVGRCGDVNDEMGSRIVAARLVQSIIKLCFLMEREYAPYSKWYGTAFSRLKCAKKLSPVLHKVLASENWKEREKHLSLAYKIVAQMHNSLKLTRPMAADVSQFYNRPYLVIRAGIFASELKKRIKDPAVKRIPADIGSVNQFTNTVDLLENNELLKRMNILYR, encoded by the coding sequence TTGTCCGAACAAAAGCTCCGAACCATCCGGAGCGGCAAAATATTTCACGACCAACTGGGCTTGAAACAAATCCAAAACAAGCTGCATTATTTCCCCAGGGATATCTGGCTCTACATGCTGTCGTCGGAATGGACCAAGATAAGCCAGGAAGAGCCCTTTGTCGGGCGCTGCGGCGATGTAAATGACGAGATGGGATCTAGGATTGTGGCTGCGCGGCTGGTGCAATCCATCATAAAACTCTGTTTTTTGATGGAAAGGGAATACGCCCCATACAGCAAATGGTATGGCACGGCCTTTTCCCGTTTGAAGTGTGCCAAAAAACTTTCTCCGGTTCTGCACAAGGTCCTGGCCTCGGAAAACTGGAAGGAACGCGAAAAACATCTTTCGCTGGCATATAAGATCGTTGCCCAAATGCACAACAGCCTCAAATTGACCAGGCCTATGGCCGCGGACGTTTCGCAGTTTTATAACCGGCCATATTTGGTGATCCGCGCGGGCATTTTTGCCAGTGAACTTAAGAAGAGGATCAAAGACCCTGCCGTTAAAAGGATCCCGGCCGATATCGGCTCGGTGAACCAGTTCACAAATACCGTCGATCTTTTGGAAAATAATGAACTATTGAAGCGGATGAATATCCTGTACCGATAA
- a CDS encoding alpha/beta hydrolase has product MKKKIQILLIHGGTTFKKHKDYLKFLKTRPVSIEKRIRWSEEYLDIRLGRDFEIIRPVMPLKENARYDDWKIHFERYFPYLRNDLILIGTSLGGIFLAKYLSESRFPKRILSVYLICPPFDDTLPGEDLAGGFKLKSDLSLIEKNTRNLYLLFSRDDDVVPVSHAAKYAARLKKANIIIYASKNGHFKLSEFPEIIKTIRNDVNYMSH; this is encoded by the coding sequence ATGAAAAAGAAAATCCAAATATTACTCATTCACGGCGGGACCACTTTTAAAAAGCATAAAGATTATTTAAAGTTCCTTAAGACCCGGCCGGTCTCCATCGAGAAGCGGATACGCTGGAGCGAAGAATATCTGGATATAAGATTGGGCCGGGACTTTGAGATCATCCGGCCCGTCATGCCGCTAAAAGAGAATGCCAGATACGATGACTGGAAGATCCATTTTGAAAGATACTTTCCATATTTGAGGAATGATCTAATCCTGATAGGCACTTCCCTGGGTGGCATATTCCTGGCCAAATATCTTTCGGAGAGCAGATTCCCAAAAAGAATATTATCGGTCTATTTGATCTGCCCGCCGTTCGACGACACCCTGCCGGGGGAAGATTTGGCAGGTGGATTCAAACTTAAAAGCGACCTTTCTTTGATCGAGAAGAATACCAGAAACCTTTATCTGCTTTTTTCCCGGGACGATGATGTCGTTCCGGTATCCCATGCCGCCAAATACGCCGCAAGATTGAAAAAGGCAAATATCATAATTTACGCCAGCAAGAACGGGCATTTTAAACTGTCAGAATTCCCGGAGATCATAAAAACGATACGGAATGACGTAAATTATATGTCACACTGA
- a CDS encoding glycosyltransferase family 4 protein produces the protein MSKSSDIHKIAFLGDYLPRKCGIATFTTDLRTSVAAEFPATQCLVVPVNDVEGGYDYPPEVRFEIAEQDLPSYLRAADFLNITNVDVLCVQHEFGIYGGAAGSHLLALLHKLRMPVVTTLHTILREPNPEQRRVMRELIRLSTRLVVMSEKGREFLRDVYQAPADKIDLIPHGIPEMPFADPNYFKDEFGVAGKQVLLTFGLLSPNKGIEYALKALPAIIAEFPNTVYIVVGQTHPNLLRAEGESYRLSLERMAKELGVQKHVVFFNRFVELEELTRFIGATDIYLTPYLTESQITSGTLAYAFGAGNAVVSTPYWHAQELLTEERGKLVPFRDPQAIAGAVIGLLHDAPLRHSMRKNAYQLGRGMVWNRVAHLFVDSFRRAGQEHSFVGRKSSPIRTLDEQPDQLPALKLDHLYRLSDSTGIFQHASFTVPNFAEGYCTDDNARALLLMLMLQQAGHSTPRSNELAATYAAFLNHAFVRKTRRFRNFMSFDRRWLEDVGSEDCHGHALWALGLCMGHAGHGSFHMLAAELFEQALPVAPGLTSPRAWAFALIGIDQYLRRLSGDRRAGQIRESLTAKLMQRYADASSQDWQWFEDVVSYTNAKLPHALILSGRSMNNAEMLETGLKTLRWLVRVQTSDTGSFRPVGSNGFFPKGQARALFDQQPIEAQATVSACIEAYSATGDMYWAAEARRAFEWFLGRNDLGLALYDSTTGGCRDGLHVDRVSQNQGAESTLAFLLALAEMQTLQSTLTSFNGSPDEQR, from the coding sequence ATGTCCAAATCATCCGATATCCACAAGATCGCCTTCCTGGGCGACTACCTTCCCAGGAAGTGCGGCATCGCAACCTTCACCACCGACCTGCGCACCTCGGTGGCGGCGGAGTTCCCCGCCACCCAGTGCCTGGTGGTCCCGGTCAATGACGTCGAGGGCGGCTACGATTATCCGCCGGAGGTGCGGTTCGAGATCGCGGAGCAGGACCTGCCGTCCTACCTGAGGGCGGCCGACTTTCTCAACATCACCAACGTGGACGTCCTCTGCGTGCAGCACGAGTTCGGCATCTACGGCGGGGCGGCCGGCAGCCACCTGCTGGCCCTGCTGCACAAGCTGCGGATGCCCGTCGTCACCACGCTTCACACCATCCTGCGCGAGCCCAACCCCGAACAGCGGCGGGTGATGCGCGAGTTGATCCGGCTTTCCACCCGGCTGGTGGTGATGTCGGAAAAGGGCCGGGAATTCCTGCGGGATGTCTACCAGGCGCCGGCCGACAAGATAGACCTCATCCCCCACGGCATCCCCGAGATGCCATTCGCCGACCCCAATTATTTCAAGGATGAGTTCGGGGTGGCCGGCAAGCAGGTGCTGCTCACCTTCGGGCTGCTTTCGCCCAACAAGGGCATCGAGTACGCCCTGAAGGCCCTGCCGGCCATCATCGCCGAATTCCCCAACACGGTCTACATCGTGGTAGGCCAGACCCACCCCAACCTGCTGCGCGCAGAGGGCGAGTCCTACCGGTTGAGCCTGGAGCGGATGGCCAAAGAGCTGGGGGTCCAAAAGCACGTGGTGTTCTTCAACCGCTTCGTCGAGCTGGAGGAGCTGACCCGGTTCATCGGGGCCACCGACATCTACCTCACCCCCTACCTGACCGAATCGCAGATAACCTCGGGCACCCTGGCCTACGCCTTCGGGGCCGGCAACGCGGTGGTGTCCACCCCCTACTGGCACGCCCAGGAACTGCTGACCGAGGAGCGCGGCAAACTGGTGCCGTTCCGGGACCCGCAGGCCATCGCCGGGGCCGTCATCGGCCTGTTGCACGACGCGCCGCTGCGCCATTCGATGCGCAAGAACGCCTACCAGCTGGGGCGGGGCATGGTGTGGAACCGGGTGGCCCATCTTTTTGTGGACTCCTTCCGCCGGGCCGGCCAGGAGCACAGCTTCGTGGGGCGAAAATCCTCGCCCATCAGGACCCTTGACGAGCAGCCCGACCAGCTGCCGGCTCTCAAGCTGGACCACCTGTACCGCCTGAGCGACTCGACCGGGATATTCCAGCACGCCAGCTTCACGGTCCCCAATTTTGCCGAGGGCTACTGCACCGACGACAACGCCCGGGCCCTGCTGCTGATGTTGATGCTCCAGCAGGCGGGGCACAGCACCCCCCGCAGCAACGAGCTGGCGGCCACCTATGCCGCCTTTTTGAACCATGCCTTCGTCCGCAAGACCCGCCGCTTCCGCAATTTCATGAGCTTCGACCGCCGCTGGCTGGAGGATGTCGGCTCGGAGGACTGCCACGGCCACGCCCTGTGGGCCCTGGGGCTCTGCATGGGACATGCCGGCCATGGCAGTTTCCACATGCTGGCGGCGGAGCTGTTCGAACAGGCCCTGCCGGTCGCCCCCGGGCTGACCTCGCCCCGGGCCTGGGCCTTCGCCCTGATCGGCATCGACCAATACCTGCGGCGCTTGAGCGGCGACCGGCGGGCCGGCCAGATCCGGGAATCTCTGACCGCCAAGCTGATGCAGCGCTACGCCGACGCCTCAAGCCAGGACTGGCAATGGTTCGAGGACGTGGTCTCCTACACCAACGCCAAGCTGCCTCACGCTTTGATCCTAAGCGGCCGCAGCATGAACAACGCCGAGATGCTGGAGACCGGCCTTAAAACGCTGCGCTGGCTGGTCAGGGTCCAGACCTCCGATACCGGCTCCTTCCGGCCGGTCGGCTCCAACGGATTCTTCCCCAAGGGGCAGGCCCGGGCCCTGTTCGACCAGCAGCCGATAGAAGCCCAGGCCACGGTATCGGCCTGCATCGAGGCCTATTCGGCCACCGGCGACATGTACTGGGCGGCCGAGGCCCGCCGGGCCTTCGAATGGTTTCTGGGACGGAACGATCTGGGACTGGCCCTGTACGATTCCACCACCGGGGGCTGCCGCGACGGCCTGCACGTCGACCGGGTCAGCCAGAACCAGGGGGCCGAATCCACCCTGGCCTTCCTGCTGGCCCTGGCTGAGATGCAGACCCTCCAGAGCACCCTCACCAGTTTCAACGGGTCGCCGGATGAACAGCGATGA